A region from the uncultured Stenotrophomonas sp. genome encodes:
- a CDS encoding putative sec-independent protein translocase protein TatC (Evidence 3 : Function proposed based on presence of conserved amino acid motif, structural feature or limited homology), with protein MNEERLPQPALDLCSEEEVDRLVRRFYGRVREDDMLGPVFEAHVHDWEEHMLHLVDFWSALLRGTRRFRGAPVQKHMVIDELREELFERWLVLFRQTTAELGNPPMQRLADDAAERIAENFWRRFQISRWPNLQVLG; from the coding sequence ATGAATGAAGAACGCCTGCCGCAGCCGGCACTCGACCTGTGCAGCGAAGAGGAAGTCGACCGCCTCGTGCGGCGCTTCTATGGCCGCGTGCGCGAGGACGACATGCTCGGGCCGGTGTTCGAGGCCCATGTCCACGACTGGGAGGAACACATGCTGCACCTGGTCGATTTCTGGTCGGCCCTGCTGCGCGGCACGCGGCGTTTCCGCGGTGCGCCGGTGCAGAAGCACATGGTGATCGACGAGTTGCGCGAGGAATTGTTCGAGCGCTGGCTGGTATTGTTCCGGCAGACCACCGCCGAACTGGGCAACCCGCCGATGCAGCGGTTGGCCGATGACGCCGCCGAGCGCATTGCGGAGAACTTCTGGCGGCGTTTCCAGATATCGCGCTGGCCAAACCTGCAGGTGCTGGGGTGA
- the vipA gene encoding Vi polysaccharide biosynthesis protein VipA/TviB, whose amino-acid sequence MSADITAATAPRIAIIGLGYVGLPLAVEFGRTMDVLGYDIDVARVAELHNGHDRTLELEDAELAAAGGLRYSADPTELAQCNVFIVTVPTPIDAWEQPDLEPLRGASRLIAGALKRGDLVVYESTVYPGTTEEVCVPLLEQGSGLRFNIDFYCGYSPERINPGDRQRRLPDIRKITSGSTPEAAEAVDALYRRIITAGTWRAPSLRVAEAAKVIENIQRDVNIALINELALIFNKMGIDTEAVLQAAGTKWNFLPFRPGMVGGHCIGVDPYYLLHKSESVGYHPDLIHTARQVNNRVVAHVVERVRVLLEGRSKSLRGAKVLVLGVTFKEDCPDLRNSRALDLVRLLAGQGAAVDAYDPWADAAEAAHESGVALCDAPAQHHYDAVVLAVAHRQFRAFDAARVRALGVPDMVVYDVKSAWPRHVVDDRL is encoded by the coding sequence ATGAGCGCCGACATCACCGCAGCCACTGCGCCGCGCATCGCCATCATCGGCCTGGGTTACGTGGGCCTGCCGCTGGCGGTGGAATTCGGCAGGACGATGGACGTGCTGGGCTATGACATCGACGTGGCGCGCGTGGCCGAGCTGCACAACGGCCACGACCGCACGCTGGAGCTGGAGGACGCCGAACTGGCCGCCGCCGGTGGGCTGCGCTACAGCGCCGACCCCACCGAGCTGGCGCAGTGCAACGTCTTCATCGTCACCGTGCCCACGCCGATCGATGCCTGGGAACAGCCCGACCTTGAGCCGTTGCGCGGTGCCAGCCGGCTGATCGCCGGCGCGCTCAAGCGCGGCGACCTGGTGGTCTACGAATCCACGGTCTATCCCGGCACTACCGAGGAAGTGTGCGTGCCGCTGCTGGAGCAGGGCTCCGGGCTGCGCTTCAACATCGATTTCTACTGTGGCTACAGCCCCGAGCGGATCAACCCGGGTGACCGCCAGCGGCGGCTGCCGGACATCCGCAAGATCACCTCCGGCTCCACGCCGGAGGCGGCCGAGGCGGTGGATGCGCTGTACCGGCGCATCATCACCGCCGGCACCTGGCGCGCGCCATCGCTGCGTGTGGCCGAGGCTGCCAAGGTGATCGAGAACATCCAGCGCGACGTCAACATCGCGCTCATCAATGAGCTGGCCCTGATCTTCAACAAGATGGGCATCGATACCGAAGCCGTGCTGCAGGCCGCCGGCACCAAGTGGAACTTCCTGCCGTTCCGGCCAGGCATGGTTGGCGGCCACTGCATTGGCGTGGACCCGTACTACCTGCTGCACAAGTCCGAGAGCGTCGGTTACCACCCGGACCTGATCCACACCGCGCGGCAGGTCAACAACCGCGTGGTCGCGCACGTGGTCGAACGCGTGCGCGTGTTGCTGGAAGGCAGGAGCAAGTCTTTGCGCGGCGCGAAGGTGCTGGTGCTGGGCGTCACCTTCAAGGAGGACTGCCCGGACCTGCGCAACAGCCGCGCGCTGGATCTGGTGCGGTTGCTGGCCGGGCAGGGCGCGGCGGTGGATGCGTACGACCCGTGGGCCGACGCGGCCGAGGCCGCGCACGAATCCGGCGTGGCGCTGTGCGACGCGCCCGCGCAGCACCACTATGACGCGGTGGTGCTGGCTGTGGCACACCGCCAGTTCCGCGCGTTCGACGCTGCCCGGGTCCGCGCGCTGGGCGTGCCGGACATGGTGGTCTACGACGTGAAATCGGCGTGGCCGCGCCACGTCGTGGACGACCGCCTGTAA
- a CDS encoding Glutamate synthase (NADPH) produces MYRYLVYVLALVLLPVSLALALHWPAWYWGVGLFGVMSLLGTWDMLQKRSTLRRNYPVLAHFRYGLESIGPEIRQYFVQSDLEDVPFSRQQRQLVYQRARNVMDVVPFGTLRSTYAVDYEWINHSLAPAHAADHDFRVVIGAGCARPYSASVFNISAMSFGSLSANAIRALNKGAKLGGFYHDTGEGSISPYHREHGGDLVWEIGSGYFGCRDEQGGFSEERFVANANHDQVKMIEIKLSQGAKPGHGGVLPAAKVSAEISVTRGVPVGVDCVSPAQHSAFSTPVELLQFVARLRELSGGKPTGFKLAIGHPWEWFGIAKAMHETGVLPDFIVVDGAEGGTGASPAEFIDHVGVPMNEALILVHNTLVGLNLRERIRIGAAGKLTSAFDIARTIHEVAALHAVEALQAGTIDIARTIALGADWCNAGRGFMFALGCIQSLSCHNDKCPTGIATQDPSRWKHLEPEDKAQRVANFHDNTLRALRDLLGAAGLKHPVELGPEHILRRVSPTEIRSMATLYRYLVPGELLDRVPEHAVFREYWADARSDSFGPPPRIAALRGSKLC; encoded by the coding sequence ATGTATCGCTATCTGGTTTACGTGTTGGCCCTGGTCCTGCTGCCGGTATCGCTGGCGCTGGCCCTGCACTGGCCCGCCTGGTACTGGGGCGTGGGCCTGTTCGGCGTGATGTCGTTACTGGGCACGTGGGACATGCTGCAAAAGCGCAGCACGCTGCGGCGCAACTACCCGGTGCTGGCGCATTTCCGCTACGGGCTGGAATCCATCGGCCCGGAAATCCGCCAGTATTTCGTGCAGAGCGACCTGGAGGACGTGCCGTTCTCGCGCCAGCAGCGGCAGCTGGTCTACCAGCGTGCGCGCAACGTGATGGACGTGGTGCCGTTCGGTACGTTGCGCAGCACTTATGCGGTGGATTACGAGTGGATCAACCATTCGCTGGCGCCTGCCCACGCCGCCGACCATGATTTCCGGGTGGTGATCGGCGCCGGCTGCGCCAGGCCGTATTCGGCCAGCGTGTTCAACATCTCGGCGATGAGCTTCGGCTCGCTGTCGGCCAACGCCATTCGCGCGCTGAACAAGGGGGCGAAGCTGGGCGGTTTCTACCACGACACCGGCGAGGGCTCGATCTCGCCCTACCACCGCGAACATGGTGGCGACCTGGTGTGGGAAATCGGCTCGGGCTATTTCGGCTGCCGCGACGAGCAGGGCGGTTTCAGCGAGGAACGCTTCGTCGCCAACGCCAACCACGATCAGGTGAAGATGATCGAGATCAAGCTGTCGCAGGGCGCCAAGCCCGGTCACGGCGGGGTGCTGCCGGCGGCCAAGGTCAGCGCGGAAATCTCGGTTACCCGTGGCGTGCCGGTGGGCGTGGATTGCGTGTCGCCGGCACAGCACTCGGCGTTCTCCACGCCGGTGGAGTTGCTGCAGTTCGTGGCGCGGTTGCGCGAGCTGTCCGGCGGCAAGCCGACCGGCTTCAAGCTTGCCATCGGCCACCCCTGGGAATGGTTCGGCATCGCCAAGGCCATGCACGAAACCGGGGTGTTGCCGGATTTCATCGTGGTTGACGGCGCCGAGGGCGGCACCGGCGCCTCGCCGGCCGAGTTCATCGACCACGTCGGCGTGCCGATGAACGAAGCCCTGATCCTGGTGCACAACACACTGGTGGGGCTGAACCTGCGCGAGCGCATCCGCATCGGCGCCGCCGGCAAGCTGACCAGCGCCTTCGACATCGCCCGCACCATCCATGAGGTCGCAGCCCTGCATGCCGTGGAAGCCTTGCAGGCCGGCACTATCGACATCGCCCGCACCATCGCGCTGGGCGCGGACTGGTGCAATGCCGGGCGTGGTTTCATGTTCGCGCTGGGCTGCATCCAGTCGCTGAGCTGCCACAACGACAAGTGTCCCACCGGCATTGCCACCCAGGACCCGAGCCGTTGGAAGCACCTGGAACCGGAAGACAAGGCGCAGCGCGTGGCCAATTTCCACGACAATACCCTGCGCGCGCTGCGCGACCTGCTGGGAGCGGCCGGGCTGAAGCACCCTGTCGAACTCGGGCCCGAGCACATCCTGCGCCGGGTCTCGCCCACCGAGATCCGCTCGATGGCGACGCTGTACCGTTATCTGGTCCCCGGCGAACTGCTGGACCGGGTGCCAGAGCATGCGGTGTTCCGCGAATACTGGGCCGACGCGCGCAGCGACTCGTTCGGTCCGCCGCCGCGGATTGCGGCATTGCGGGGAAGTAAGCTGTGCTGA
- a CDS encoding conserved hypothetical protein (Evidence 4 : Homologs of previously reported genes of unknown function): MSSPAETCPGGKRVAVIGGGPAGLFAAERLCSAGLSVDLYEAKGSPGRKFLIAGKGGLNLTHSEPRPGFDARYREREAEVAGWLDRFDAGALRRWAQGLGVETYVGSSGRVFPLDRKAAPLLRGWVRRLKEQGVRFHVQHHWRGWNDDGSLRMRTAAGEIAVRADATVLALGGGSWPQLGSDGGWIEALHARGVEIAPLQSANCGFDIDWSTHFQQRHAGSPLKPVIAHWCDAHGTAHELQGECVVSEYGIEGSVIYAIAADLREAINRNGHAQLELDLVPGRELQRLHADLARPRKGRSFGEHLRRAAGVDAVKTALVFEILGKDAGNDLDAVARTLKRLPLRLLRPRPMAEAISTAGGVRLEAVDGALMLKTAPGVFCAGEMLDWEAPTGGYLLTACYASALRAAEGVVDWLRPTGMRKGV, translated from the coding sequence ATGTCCAGCCCCGCTGAAACCTGCCCCGGGGGAAAGCGCGTCGCGGTGATCGGCGGCGGCCCGGCCGGGCTGTTCGCCGCCGAGCGCCTGTGCAGCGCCGGGTTGTCGGTCGATCTGTACGAAGCCAAGGGCTCGCCGGGGCGCAAGTTCCTGATCGCCGGCAAGGGCGGGCTGAACCTCACCCATTCCGAACCGCGCCCCGGGTTCGACGCCCGCTACCGCGAGCGCGAAGCGGAGGTCGCCGGCTGGCTGGACAGGTTCGACGCCGGCGCACTGCGTCGCTGGGCACAGGGGCTGGGCGTGGAGACCTATGTGGGCAGCTCCGGGCGCGTGTTCCCGCTGGACCGCAAGGCCGCGCCACTGCTGCGCGGCTGGGTGCGGCGCCTGAAGGAACAGGGCGTGCGCTTCCACGTCCAGCACCACTGGCGGGGCTGGAACGACGACGGCAGCCTGCGCATGCGGACCGCCGCCGGCGAAATCGCCGTGCGGGCCGATGCCACCGTGCTGGCACTGGGTGGCGGCAGCTGGCCGCAGCTCGGCTCCGACGGCGGCTGGATCGAAGCACTGCACGCGCGCGGCGTCGAAATCGCGCCGCTGCAATCGGCCAACTGCGGTTTCGACATCGACTGGAGCACGCATTTCCAGCAGCGCCATGCCGGTAGCCCGCTCAAACCGGTTATCGCGCATTGGTGCGACGCGCATGGCACCGCGCATGAACTGCAAGGCGAATGCGTGGTCAGCGAATACGGTATCGAAGGCAGCGTGATCTATGCCATCGCCGCCGATCTGCGCGAGGCGATCAACCGCAATGGTCATGCGCAGCTGGAACTGGACCTCGTCCCCGGCCGCGAGCTGCAACGCCTGCATGCCGACCTCGCACGCCCGCGCAAAGGCCGCAGCTTCGGTGAACACCTGCGCCGCGCCGCCGGTGTGGATGCGGTCAAGACAGCACTGGTATTCGAAATTCTCGGCAAGGACGCCGGCAATGACCTGGACGCGGTGGCGCGCACGCTCAAACGCCTGCCGCTGCGCCTGCTGCGCCCGCGCCCGATGGCCGAAGCCATCAGCACCGCAGGCGGCGTGCGCCTGGAGGCCGTCGACGGCGCGCTGATGCTCAAGACCGCCCCGGGCGTCTTCTGCGCCGGCGAAATGCTGGACTGGGAAGCCCCGACCGGTGGCTACCTGCTGACCGCCTGCTACGCCAGTGCCCTGCGCGCCGCCGAAGGCGTGGTGGATTGGCTGCGGCCCACAGGGATGCGCAAGGGCGTGTAG
- a CDS encoding Peptidyl-prolyl cis-trans isomerase, whose protein sequence is MRRLFATLLLSLPLAGCTPPGPPPGGSIAAFERIDTVPGDGAEAVPGSKVTVHYTGWLYDERNADKHGEKFDSSLDREQPFTFNLGEKQVIRGWDEGVAGMKVGGKRTLLIPAEYGYGNRRTGPIPAGSSLVFDVELLDVQPR, encoded by the coding sequence ATGCGCCGCCTTTTCGCCACCCTGCTGCTGTCCCTGCCCCTTGCCGGCTGCACCCCGCCCGGCCCGCCGCCGGGGGGCAGCATTGCGGCCTTCGAGCGCATCGACACCGTGCCCGGCGATGGTGCCGAGGCTGTTCCCGGCAGCAAGGTCACTGTGCACTACACCGGCTGGCTCTACGACGAACGCAATGCCGACAAGCACGGCGAGAAGTTCGACAGTTCACTCGACCGCGAGCAGCCGTTCACCTTCAACCTCGGTGAAAAGCAGGTCATCCGCGGCTGGGACGAGGGCGTGGCCGGCATGAAGGTCGGCGGCAAGCGCACGCTGCTGATCCCGGCCGAGTACGGCTACGGCAACCGTCGCACCGGCCCGATCCCGGCGGGTTCCTCGCTAGTGTTCGACGTCGAACTGCTCGATGTCCAGCCCCGCTGA
- a CDS encoding putative transmembrane protein (Evidence 3 : Function proposed based on presence of conserved amino acid motif, structural feature or limited homology) — protein MVKLLLNLRNVDEDESREVGELLDRNGIVWYRTEPSPWGISFGGIWLRERGDHARAKALMEVYQRERSQRVRAEREAGLRDGTAETFARLFRRRPLYVLAMLLGMLAAAALVLLPFVLLRG, from the coding sequence ATGGTCAAACTGCTGCTCAACCTGCGCAACGTTGACGAAGACGAAAGCCGCGAAGTCGGCGAATTGCTCGATCGCAACGGCATCGTCTGGTACCGCACCGAACCCAGTCCGTGGGGTATTTCCTTCGGTGGCATCTGGCTGCGCGAACGCGGCGACCATGCGCGTGCGAAGGCGCTGATGGAGGTCTACCAGCGCGAGCGCTCGCAGCGGGTGCGCGCCGAACGCGAGGCCGGGCTGCGCGATGGCACCGCCGAAACCTTCGCCAGGCTGTTTCGCCGGCGGCCGCTGTACGTGCTCGCCATGTTGCTGGGCATGCTCGCCGCCGCCGCGTTGGTGCTGCTGCCGTTCGTGCTGCTGCGTGGCTGA
- a CDS encoding conserved hypothetical protein (Evidence 4 : Homologs of previously reported genes of unknown function) — translation MIVNTAAYHFVSIVDAEALAARLLERAQALELRGTILVAGEGINLFLAGSGEGIEAFYAELKADERFAGMRVKHSRSRMQPFARLKAKVKPEIISFRRDDGQPLDHPRAPEVAPTTLRRWLRQGHDDDGKRVVMLDTRNEQEFAHGTFAGALTLPIAKFTDLPAALEPHRAELADATVVSFCTGGIRCEKAALWMRNDGMDNVLQLDGGILGYFEEVGGEGYEGRCFVFDGRVALDPQLRPLVDEAAP, via the coding sequence ATGATCGTCAATACCGCCGCCTACCACTTCGTTTCCATCGTCGATGCCGAAGCGCTGGCCGCCCGGCTGCTGGAGCGGGCGCAAGCGCTGGAACTGCGTGGCACCATCCTGGTCGCTGGCGAGGGCATCAACCTGTTCCTGGCCGGCAGCGGTGAGGGCATCGAGGCGTTCTACGCCGAGCTGAAGGCCGATGAACGCTTCGCCGGCATGCGGGTGAAACACAGCCGCAGCCGGATGCAACCGTTCGCGCGGCTTAAGGCCAAGGTCAAGCCGGAGATCATCAGCTTCCGCCGCGACGACGGCCAGCCGCTGGATCACCCGCGTGCGCCGGAGGTAGCCCCGACCACGCTGCGGCGCTGGCTGCGGCAGGGCCATGACGACGACGGCAAGCGCGTGGTGATGCTCGATACCCGCAACGAGCAGGAATTCGCGCACGGTACCTTTGCCGGCGCCCTGACCCTGCCGATCGCCAAATTCACCGACCTGCCGGCGGCGCTGGAACCGCATCGCGCCGAGCTGGCCGATGCCACCGTGGTCAGTTTCTGCACCGGTGGCATCCGCTGCGAGAAGGCCGCGCTGTGGATGCGCAACGACGGCATGGACAATGTGCTGCAGCTGGATGGCGGCATCCTCGGCTATTTCGAGGAGGTCGGCGGCGAAGGCTACGAGGGCCGTTGTTTCGTGTTCGACGGGCGCGTGGCGCTGGACCCGCAGCTGCGGCCGCTGGTGGACGAAGCAGCTCCGTAG
- the yhbW gene encoding putative enzyme (Evidence 3 : Function proposed based on presence of conserved amino acid motif, structural feature or limited homology; Product type pe : putative enzyme) has protein sequence MIPLSILDLAPVCESATPREAFANMLDLARHAERWGYRRYWLAEHHNMPGIASAATSVLIGHVAGGTSTIRVGAGGIMLPNHSPLQVAEQFGTLASLYPGRIDLGLGRAPGTDQPTARALRRYFDSADQFPQDVAELLHYFEPAQPGQAVQAVPGAGVEVPVWLLGSSLFSARLSAAMGLPFAFASHFAPDAMDEAVALYRRDFRPSARLAEPWVILALNVVASESEAQSRRLFTTQQQSFVNLRRGRPGRIPAPVDDIEAFWEPHEKAGVERALACTVLGDAAQVGEGLAAFAARHRPDEMMITANVFDHAARLRSFELAMHAWQSRH, from the coding sequence ATGATCCCGCTCTCCATCCTCGATCTGGCCCCGGTCTGCGAAAGCGCCACGCCGCGCGAGGCCTTCGCCAACATGCTCGACCTGGCCCGCCATGCCGAGCGCTGGGGCTACCGCCGCTACTGGCTGGCCGAGCACCACAACATGCCGGGCATCGCCAGCGCGGCGACTTCGGTACTGATCGGCCACGTCGCCGGTGGCACCTCCACCATCCGCGTCGGTGCCGGCGGCATCATGCTGCCCAACCATTCGCCATTGCAGGTGGCCGAGCAGTTCGGCACGCTGGCGTCGCTGTATCCGGGGCGCATCGACCTCGGCCTGGGCCGGGCGCCGGGCACCGACCAGCCTACCGCGCGGGCTCTGCGCCGCTATTTCGACAGCGCCGACCAGTTCCCGCAGGACGTGGCCGAACTGCTGCACTACTTCGAGCCGGCGCAGCCGGGGCAGGCGGTGCAGGCGGTGCCGGGGGCGGGCGTCGAGGTGCCGGTGTGGCTGCTGGGCTCCAGCCTGTTCAGCGCACGCCTGTCGGCGGCGATGGGCCTGCCGTTCGCGTTCGCCTCGCATTTCGCCCCGGATGCGATGGACGAGGCGGTGGCACTCTATCGCCGCGATTTCCGTCCCTCGGCACGGCTGGCCGAGCCCTGGGTGATCCTCGCGCTGAACGTGGTGGCCAGCGAATCGGAGGCGCAGTCGCGGCGGCTGTTCACCACCCAGCAACAGAGCTTCGTGAACCTGCGGCGCGGCCGGCCGGGGCGGATCCCGGCGCCGGTGGACGACATCGAGGCGTTCTGGGAGCCGCACGAGAAGGCCGGGGTGGAGCGGGCGCTGGCCTGCACCGTGCTGGGCGATGCGGCGCAGGTCGGCGAGGGGTTGGCGGCATTCGCCGCGCGCCACCGCCCGGACGAGATGATGATCACTGCCAACGTCTTCGACCACGCCGCGCGGCTGCGCTCCTTCGAACTGGCGATGCATGCGTGGCAGTCGCGGCACTGA
- the purA gene encoding adenylosuccinate synthetase (Evidence 2a : Function of homologous gene experimentally demonstrated in an other organism; PubMedId : 10346917, 10364182, 10496970, 14002128, 1733940, 2061308, 2108156, 3058695, 7490761, 8961938, 9000627, 9298646; Product type e : enzyme), which produces MGQSVVVLGAQWGDEGKGKIVDLLTEEIGAVVRFQGGHNAGHTLVINGKKTVLHLIPSGILRDGALCLIGNGVVISPAALRKEIEELETAGVEVRSRLKISPAAPLIMPYHIALDQAREKAAGGKAIGTTGRGIGPAYEDKVARRGIRIADLHYPEQLAEKLRAALDYHNFVLTKYLGVEPVDFDATYAEALAFGEYVEPMKSDVAGICHELRKQGKRVLFEGAQGALLDIDHGTYPYVTSSNTTIGGALAGTGVGADSIDYVLGIAKAYATRVGGGPFPTELDDEIGQGIRDRGAEYGASTGRPRRCGWMDIVALKSAVAINGISGLCITKLDVLDGMEKLKVCIAYEYRGKRTEYAPLDAQGWEECTPVYLEFPGWSENTHGITEWEQLPPAARAYLRALEELAGCPVSIVSTGPDRDHTMILQDPWG; this is translated from the coding sequence ATGGGTCAATCAGTTGTTGTTCTCGGCGCCCAGTGGGGCGATGAAGGCAAGGGCAAGATCGTCGATCTGCTGACCGAGGAAATCGGTGCGGTCGTGCGTTTCCAGGGCGGCCACAACGCCGGCCACACCCTGGTCATCAACGGCAAGAAGACCGTGCTGCACCTGATCCCGTCCGGCATCCTGCGCGATGGCGCGCTGTGCCTGATCGGCAATGGCGTGGTGATTTCCCCGGCCGCGTTGCGCAAGGAGATCGAGGAACTGGAAACGGCCGGCGTGGAAGTGCGCTCGCGCCTGAAGATCTCCCCGGCCGCGCCGCTGATCATGCCGTACCACATCGCGCTGGATCAGGCGCGCGAGAAGGCCGCCGGCGGCAAGGCCATCGGTACCACCGGCCGCGGCATCGGCCCGGCCTACGAGGACAAGGTGGCGCGTCGCGGCATCCGCATCGCCGACCTGCACTACCCGGAACAACTGGCCGAGAAGCTGCGCGCTGCGCTGGACTACCACAACTTCGTGCTGACCAAGTACCTGGGCGTGGAGCCGGTGGATTTCGACGCCACCTATGCCGAGGCGCTGGCGTTCGGTGAATACGTCGAACCGATGAAGTCGGACGTGGCCGGCATCTGCCACGAGCTGCGCAAGCAGGGCAAGCGCGTGCTGTTCGAAGGCGCGCAGGGCGCGCTGCTGGACATCGACCACGGCACCTACCCGTACGTCACCAGCTCCAACACCACCATCGGCGGCGCATTGGCCGGCACCGGCGTCGGCGCCGATTCGATCGACTACGTGCTGGGCATCGCCAAAGCCTATGCCACCCGCGTCGGCGGCGGCCCGTTCCCGACCGAACTGGACGACGAGATCGGCCAGGGCATCCGCGACCGCGGCGCCGAATACGGCGCCTCGACCGGCCGCCCGCGCCGCTGCGGCTGGATGGACATTGTCGCGCTGAAGAGCGCGGTGGCCATCAACGGCATCTCCGGCCTGTGCATCACCAAGCTCGACGTGCTCGACGGCATGGAGAAGCTCAAGGTCTGCATTGCCTACGAATACCGCGGCAAGCGCACCGAGTACGCCCCGCTGGACGCGCAGGGCTGGGAGGAATGCACCCCGGTGTACCTGGAGTTCCCGGGCTGGAGCGAGAACACCCACGGCATCACCGAGTGGGAACAGCTGCCGCCGGCCGCCCGCGCCTACCTGCGCGCGCTGGAGGAACTGGCCGGCTGCCCGGTCAGCATCGTCTCCACCGGACCAGACCGTGACCACACCATGATCCTGCAGGATCCGTGGGGCTGA
- a CDS encoding hypothetical protein (Evidence 5 : No homology to any previously reported sequences): MARVVPGSPALPGFFMSGGGIMNKRQSSGKMVSGARADVVERALPTKPVDGLSRAGVWGANIHSCADSVRKPAFPEGFFYNHP, translated from the coding sequence ATGGCCCGCGTGGTACCAGGAAGCCCGGCATTGCCGGGCTTTTTCATGTCTGGCGGCGGGATAATGAATAAGAGGCAAAGCAGCGGCAAGATGGTTTCCGGGGCGCGGGCCGACGTGGTGGAACGTGCCTTGCCGACCAAGCCAGTCGACGGGTTGTCACGTGCAGGTGTGTGGGGGGCGAATATTCACTCCTGTGCTGATTCCGTCAGGAAACCTGCCTTTCCTGAAGGTTTCTTCTATAACCATCCGTGA